One genomic region from Leptospira tipperaryensis encodes:
- the typA gene encoding translational GTPase TypA: MEIRNIAIIAHVDHGKTTLLDGILRQTGAVTAKEDTDRIMDSNDLEKEKGITIKAKNTAVVYKGTRINVVDTPGHADFGGEVERVLSTADSCLLLVDAFDGPMPQTRFVLGKSLQLGHKPILVINKIDRPGARPEAVVDMVFDLFSDLGATDEQLDFPIVYASAKQGWAVNNLSESPGTNLDPLLDTVLSHVPPVQADNEAPLQFQVTSLDYNDYVGRIAVGKIYAGKMALGMNVIQLAAKKLDTTAPADTTLFRITKLYNFEGLRRNEVNTAEAGDIIAIAGLPDVFIGDTICEPGKPAPRPAIEVEEPTVSMYFMVNNSPFAGKEGKFVTTRNIRERLDRELETNVAMRLEETEDKDRFKVLGRGELHLSVLIETMRREGFEIQVSRPEVILKSNEQGQKLEPYEYLVMDIPDQFTGQIISELNRRKGELQLMDAHPSGMTRVEFVIPTRGIIGFRGYFISETRGEGVMSSRFLRFDIYKGEIPGRKNGALISMDSGESTAYALWKIQERGDLVIGPNTAVYPGMIIGIHSRENDLEVNPVKEKKLSNVRSSGADEAIRLIPPRKFSLEQNIEFLDDDELLEVTPQSLRLRKKFLDANMRKRNK, translated from the coding sequence ATGGAAATCCGCAATATCGCTATTATCGCCCACGTCGACCACGGGAAAACCACCCTCTTAGACGGAATCCTCCGTCAGACCGGAGCAGTCACTGCCAAAGAAGACACAGATCGGATCATGGACTCCAATGACCTGGAAAAGGAAAAAGGAATCACGATCAAAGCAAAGAACACTGCTGTCGTTTATAAGGGAACCAGAATCAACGTAGTAGACACCCCAGGCCACGCGGATTTCGGCGGGGAAGTGGAACGCGTTCTTTCCACAGCGGATTCTTGTCTTCTTCTTGTGGATGCGTTTGACGGGCCTATGCCTCAGACACGTTTTGTTCTCGGCAAATCCCTTCAACTCGGACACAAACCCATTCTCGTCATCAATAAGATCGATCGTCCCGGAGCAAGACCGGAAGCCGTAGTGGATATGGTTTTTGACCTTTTCTCCGACTTAGGTGCGACCGATGAGCAGTTGGATTTCCCGATTGTTTACGCTTCTGCAAAACAAGGCTGGGCGGTGAACAATCTCAGCGAATCTCCGGGCACGAATCTGGATCCACTTTTGGATACCGTTCTTAGCCACGTCCCACCGGTCCAAGCGGACAACGAAGCTCCTCTTCAATTCCAAGTAACTTCTCTGGATTATAACGACTATGTGGGAAGAATCGCAGTCGGAAAGATCTACGCGGGAAAGATGGCCCTTGGGATGAACGTGATTCAATTGGCAGCGAAGAAATTGGATACTACGGCGCCTGCGGACACGACTCTATTTCGTATTACAAAATTATACAATTTCGAAGGTCTGAGAAGAAACGAAGTCAACACAGCGGAAGCGGGTGATATCATCGCAATCGCGGGACTTCCCGACGTCTTTATCGGAGATACGATTTGTGAGCCTGGAAAACCGGCTCCAAGACCGGCGATCGAAGTCGAAGAACCGACCGTATCGATGTATTTTATGGTAAACAATTCTCCGTTTGCCGGAAAAGAAGGAAAGTTCGTAACCACTCGTAACATCCGGGAACGTCTGGACCGCGAATTGGAAACCAACGTAGCGATGAGATTGGAAGAAACCGAAGACAAGGATCGTTTTAAGGTTCTTGGACGCGGAGAACTCCATTTATCGGTTCTTATCGAAACCATGAGAAGAGAAGGATTTGAGATTCAAGTCTCACGTCCGGAAGTAATCTTAAAGTCCAACGAACAAGGACAGAAGTTAGAACCTTACGAGTATTTGGTGATGGACATTCCTGATCAATTTACCGGGCAGATCATTTCCGAACTCAATCGCAGAAAGGGTGAACTTCAATTGATGGACGCACATCCCTCCGGAATGACTCGCGTGGAATTCGTAATTCCGACACGGGGAATTATCGGATTCAGAGGTTACTTTATCTCTGAAACTCGCGGTGAAGGTGTGATGTCTTCCCGTTTCCTCCGTTTTGATATCTACAAAGGAGAAATCCCGGGTCGTAAGAACGGCGCTCTCATTTCCATGGACTCCGGAGAATCTACGGCGTATGCGCTTTGGAAGATTCAAGAAAGGGGCGACTTGGTCATCGGACCAAACACCGCAGTGTATCCTGGAATGATCATCGGTATTCATTCTCGTGAGAACGATCTTGAAGTGAATCCTGTAAAAGAGAAAAAGCTGAGTAACGTTCGTTCCTCCGGTGCGGATGAGGCGATTCGTCTGATTCCTCCAAGAAAGTTTTCTCTTGAGCAGAACATCGAATTCTTAGACGACGATGAGCT